Part of the Arsenicicoccus sp. oral taxon 190 genome, GCAGCCGGCAATGCGCAGCCCGCAGTCGTCTAGAATGAAGGCTTTGGGTCGGTCTCGCCAGCATGGCGCCGCCCGTGGCGGCATCCAACCAGCGGGCCGCATCCCAGGAACAACCCCGGTCGTGCCGGCGTTCACCTGGGTGATCCGTAGACCGGATGGCTCCGCGGAGCCGATCGAAAGGGGTTTGACATGGCCGAGCGTTCACTGCGTGGATCGCGACTCGGGTCCTTCAGCATGGAGACCGATGACGGCGTCGTCCCCAGCGAGCGGCAGATCGTCGCCTACACGTGCCCGCAGGGCCACGTGACCGAGCTGCCCTTCTCCATCGAGGCCGAGGTGCCCGGCACCTGGGAGTGCCGCTGCGGCGAGCTGGGTCGGCTGCAGGGCGGTGACGCTCCTGAGGAGAAGCCCGCCAAGCCCGCCCGCACCCACTGGGACATGCTGCTGGAGCGTCGCTCCGTCAAGGAGCTGGAGGAGCTGCTGGAGGAGCGCCTCACCCTGCTGCGCGAGTCGCGCGGGGAGAAGCCGCGCCCCAAGCGCACCGCCTGACGCCTCGCTGACGCCACGACGGCCCGGACCCCGACTGGGGTCCGGGCCGTCGTCATGTCCCCCCCGCCCCCGCCCGACAACGTGGACGGGTTTGGTTCCCCCGGCGCCCACGCCCCCGCCCCCCGACAACGTGGACGGGTTTGGTTCCCCCGGCGCCCAAGACGTCCACGATCGCGGGCAAAGGGGGGAAGGGGAGCTAGAGGATTTCGCCCTCGATGATGTCGTCGTCGGGGCGCTGCGGTCCGGTGCGACCGTCGGCGCCGGAGGTGGGCGGGCGGCCGAAGGTGGGCGGTTGGCCGTGCGGTGGGCCGCCGGCATACGGCCGGTAGACCCGCACGCCGGGACCGCTCGAGAGCAGCCGCCGCGTGACGACCCGGGTCAGCAGGGTGCGCGCCGGGCGTCGGGTGACGGGCAGCAGGCACAGCAGGCCGAGCGCGTCGGTGACGAAGCCGGGGGCCAGCAGCAGCGTCCCGCCGACGAGGACCAGGGCGCCGTCCGACAGCTCACCGGCGGG contains:
- a CDS encoding FxsA family protein translates to MSTPTRHRSRWPALVLVLLVVVPVVEVAVIIAVGKVIGGWPTVAALLLLSALGAYLLKREGRAAWRALQEAIASGRMPAGELSDGALVLVGGTLLLAPGFVTDALGLLCLLPVTRRPARTLLTRVVTRRLLSSGPGVRVYRPYAGGPPHGQPPTFGRPPTSGADGRTGPQRPDDDIIEGEIL
- a CDS encoding RNA polymerase-binding protein RbpA, producing the protein MAERSLRGSRLGSFSMETDDGVVPSERQIVAYTCPQGHVTELPFSIEAEVPGTWECRCGELGRLQGGDAPEEKPAKPARTHWDMLLERRSVKELEELLEERLTLLRESRGEKPRPKRTA